The following proteins come from a genomic window of Chiroxiphia lanceolata isolate bChiLan1 chromosome 16, bChiLan1.pri, whole genome shotgun sequence:
- the TFAP4 gene encoding LOW QUALITY PROTEIN: transcription factor AP-4 (The sequence of the model RefSeq protein was modified relative to this genomic sequence to represent the inferred CDS: inserted 1 base in 1 codon) yields MEYFMVPAPKVPALQHFRKSEKEVIGGLCSLANIPLTPETQRDQERRIRREIANSNERRRMQSINAGFQSLKTLIPHTDGEKLSKAAILQQTAEYIFSLEQEKTRLLQQNTQLKRFIQEFSGSSPKRRRAEDKDEGIGSPDIWEDEKAEDLRREMIELRQQLDKERSVRMMLEEQVRSLEAHMYPEKLKVIAQQVQLQQQQEQVRLLHQEKLEREQQIRTQLPSHAPPAPXHHPTVIVPAPPPSHHVTVVTMGPSSVINTVSTSRQNLDTIVQAIQHIEGTQEKQLQEEEQRRAVIVTPVRACPEPSASDTASDTEGNDSDSMDQSKEEPSGDGELP; encoded by the exons CTTGGCCAACATCCCGTTGACTCCGGAGACCCAGCGGGACCAGGAGCGGCGGATACGCAGGGAAATCGCCAACAGCAACGAGAGACGGCGGATGCAGAGCATCAATGCTGGCTTCCAGTCCCTGAAAACCCTCATCCCACACACGGACGGGGAGAAGCTCAGCAAG GCAGCCATCCTTCAGCAGACAGCCGAGTACATATTctccctggagcaggaaaagactcggctgctgcagcagaacacCCAGCTCAAGCGGTTCATCCAG GAATTCAGTGGTTCCTCCCCGAAACGGCGACGGGCAGAGGACAAAGACGAGGGGATCGGCTCGCCGGACATCTGGGAAGATGAGAAGGCCGAGGATCTGCGTCGGGAGATGATCGAGCTCCGGCAGCAGCTGGACAAGGAGCGCTCAGTCCGCATGATGCTGGAGGAGCAG GTTCGCTCCCTGGAGGCCCACATGTACCCCGAGAAGCTGAAGGTGATCGCTCAGCaggtgcagctccagcagcagcaggagcaggtgaggTTGCTGCACCAGGAGAAGCTCGAGCGTGAGCAGCAGATCCGAACCCAG CTGCCATCACATGCTCCCCCAGCGC CCCACCACCCCACCGTGATCGTTCCAGCACCGCCTCCCTCCCATCACGTCACCGTGGTCACCATGGGCCCGTCCTCGGTCATCAACACAGTCTCCACATCCCGGCAAAACCTGGACACCATCGTTCAG GCGATCCAGCACATCGAGGGGACgcaggagaagcagctgcaggaagaggagcagagacGCGCCGTCATCGTGACGCCGGTGCGCGCCTGCCCCGAGCCCTCTGCCTCCGACACCGCCTCCGACACCGAGGGCAACGACAGTGACTCCATGGACCAGAGCAAAGAAGAGCCCTCGGGGGATGGGGAGCTGCCCTGA
- the SRL gene encoding sarcalumenin isoform X2: MKGLNLLCCCVASLLLLSTAEEVEDASEPTKRDRSHLENTLKLNEEKPADDVSGVLQRLRKIYHSSIKPLEHSYRYNELRQHEITDGEITSKPMVLFLGPWSVGKSSMINYLLGLDNTPYQLYTGAEPTTSEFTVIMHGPKLKTIEGIVMAADSARSFSPLEKFGQNFLEKLIGIEVPHKLLERVTFVDTPGIIENRKQQERGYPFNDVCQWFIDRADLIFVVFDPTKLDVGLELEMLFRQLKGRESQIRIILNKADSLATQELMRVYGALFWSLAPLINVTEPPRVYVSSFWPHDYHPETHRDLFLKEEISLLEDLNQVIENRMENKIAFIRQHAIRVRIHALLVDRYLQTYKDKMTFFSDGELVFRDIVEDPDRYFIFKSILAKTNVSKFDLPNREAYKDFFGINPITSFKLLSQQCSYMGGCFLEKIEKAITRELPDLLGSIGLGKKPNVLSCDVTGCGETPKNRYRKP, encoded by the exons ATGAAGGGTCTcaacctgctctgctgctgcgTGGCCTCgctcctgctcctcagcaccGCAG aagAGGTTGAAGATGCCAGCGAGCCGACCAAGCGTGACCGGTCCCACTTGGAGAACACCCTCAAGCTGAACGAGGAAAAACCTGCCGATGATGTCTCAG GAGTACTGCAGCGGCTGAGGAAGATCTACCACTCCTCCATCAAGCCCCTGGAGCACTCCTACAGATACAATGAGCTGAGGCAGCACGAGATCACAG ATGGGGAGATCACTTCCAAGCCTATGGTGCTATTCCTGGGACCGTGGAGCGTCGGCAAATCCTCCATGATAAACTACCTCCTGGGGCTGGACAACACTCCCTACCAGCTGTACACAG GGGCAGAACCCACCACCTCCGAGTTCACTGTCATCATGCACGGCCCCAAGCTGAAGACCATCGAGGGCATCGTGATGGCTGCTGACAGCGCCCGATCCTTCTCGCCCCTGGAGAAGTTCGGGCAGAACTTCTTGGAGAAGCTGATAGGGATCGAGGTGCCCCACAAACTGCTGGAGCGAGTCACCTTTGTGGACACCCCGGGCATCATCGAAAACCGCAAGCAGCAAGAACGAG GTTACCCGTTCAACGATGTGTGCCAGTGGTTCATTGACAGAGCCGATCTCATCTTCGTTGTCTTTGACCCCACGAAGCTGGACGTGGGCTTGGAGCTGGAGATGCTGTTTCGCCAGCTGAAGGGCCGCGAGTCTCAGATCCGAATCATCTTGAACAAAGCCGACAGCCTGGCCACCCAGGAGCTGATGAGAGTCTACGGCGCCTTATTCTGGAGCCTGGCTCCTCTCATCAACGTCACAGAGCCACCCAGGGTGTACGTTAGCTCCTTCTGGCCCCACGACTACCACCCGGAAACCCACAGAGACCTGTTCCTCAAGGAAGAGATATCACTCCTGGAGGATCTCAACCAGGTGATTGAGAACAGGATGGAAAACAAGATCGCCTTCATCCGGCAGCACGCCATCCGGGTGCGCATCCACGCCCTCCTGGTCGATCGCTACCTACAGACCTACAAGGACAAAATGACCTTCTTTAGCGATGGAGAACTGGTGTTCAGGGACATTGTGGAAGATCCTGACAGGTACTTTATCTTTAAGTCCATTCTGGCAAAGACCAATGTCAGCAAATTTGACCTCCCCAACCGTGAGGCTTACAAGGACTTCTTTGGCATCAACCCCATCACCAGTTTTAAGCTGCTGTCTCAGCAGTGTTCCTACATGGGAGGGTGTTTCCTGGAGAAGATTGAGAAGGCCATCACCCGCGAACTTCCCGATCTCTTGGGAAGCATCGGCTTGGGGAAGAAGCCCAATGTCCTCTCCTGCGACGTCACTGGCTGTGGTGAAACCCCAAAGAATCGCTACAGGAAACCCTAA
- the SRL gene encoding sarcalumenin isoform X1, which yields MAAHHRGIHGSGTQVANHAQEDEEPGMEKGGSEEQGQPGEEETEEPRGVSALGGEKKGMSRARRKMMNKESLTKVRRGVRKMEARESLRRRETLRRRKNLRKMVRGQRMKVKRVTRKQPALPTKRAMANQQLLAREKPGMVLPAAITHPVGTKKKTASSRSTSSSRRSSSSGRSTSKRRPPSSGRRPPADNPPLAETEVPITPPAAAEPRHSQIEEVEDASEPTKRDRSHLENTLKLNEEKPADDVSGVLQRLRKIYHSSIKPLEHSYRYNELRQHEITDGEITSKPMVLFLGPWSVGKSSMINYLLGLDNTPYQLYTGAEPTTSEFTVIMHGPKLKTIEGIVMAADSARSFSPLEKFGQNFLEKLIGIEVPHKLLERVTFVDTPGIIENRKQQERGYPFNDVCQWFIDRADLIFVVFDPTKLDVGLELEMLFRQLKGRESQIRIILNKADSLATQELMRVYGALFWSLAPLINVTEPPRVYVSSFWPHDYHPETHRDLFLKEEISLLEDLNQVIENRMENKIAFIRQHAIRVRIHALLVDRYLQTYKDKMTFFSDGELVFRDIVEDPDRYFIFKSILAKTNVSKFDLPNREAYKDFFGINPITSFKLLSQQCSYMGGCFLEKIEKAITRELPDLLGSIGLGKKPNVLSCDVTGCGETPKNRYRKP from the exons ATGGCAGCACATCACAGAGGGATCCACGGGTCTGGCACACAAGTTGCCAACCATGCCCAGGAAGATGAGGAGCCCGGCATGGAGAAAGGAGGCTCTGAGGAGCAAGggcagcctggggaagaggaaacAGAGGAGCCAAGAGGAGTGTCTGCTCTGGGGGGGGAGAAGAAGGGGATGAGCAGAGCTCGGAGGAAGATGATGAACAAGGAGAGTCTGACAAAGGTCAGACGGGGCGTGAGGAAGATGGAGGCAAGGGAGAGTCTGAGGAGGAGGGAGACTCTAAGGAGGAGAAAGAATCTGAGGAAGATGGTGAGAGGTCAGAGAATGAAAGTGAAGAGGGTGACAAGGAAGCAGCCAGCACTTCCGACAAAGAGAGCCATGGcaaaccagcagctgctggcacgGGAAAAGCCAGGGATGGTCCTGCCAGCTGCCATCACCCACCCTGTGGGGACAAAGAAGAAGACCGCCAGCAGCAgatccaccagcagcagcagaagatcCTCCAGCAGTGGAAGATCCACCAGCAAAAGAAGACCCCCCAGCAGTGGCAGAAGACCCCCTGCAGACAATCCCCCACTGGCAGAAACAGAGGTCCCCATCACCCCCCCAGCCGCTGCCGAGCCCCGGCACAGCCAGATAG aagAGGTTGAAGATGCCAGCGAGCCGACCAAGCGTGACCGGTCCCACTTGGAGAACACCCTCAAGCTGAACGAGGAAAAACCTGCCGATGATGTCTCAG GAGTACTGCAGCGGCTGAGGAAGATCTACCACTCCTCCATCAAGCCCCTGGAGCACTCCTACAGATACAATGAGCTGAGGCAGCACGAGATCACAG ATGGGGAGATCACTTCCAAGCCTATGGTGCTATTCCTGGGACCGTGGAGCGTCGGCAAATCCTCCATGATAAACTACCTCCTGGGGCTGGACAACACTCCCTACCAGCTGTACACAG GGGCAGAACCCACCACCTCCGAGTTCACTGTCATCATGCACGGCCCCAAGCTGAAGACCATCGAGGGCATCGTGATGGCTGCTGACAGCGCCCGATCCTTCTCGCCCCTGGAGAAGTTCGGGCAGAACTTCTTGGAGAAGCTGATAGGGATCGAGGTGCCCCACAAACTGCTGGAGCGAGTCACCTTTGTGGACACCCCGGGCATCATCGAAAACCGCAAGCAGCAAGAACGAG GTTACCCGTTCAACGATGTGTGCCAGTGGTTCATTGACAGAGCCGATCTCATCTTCGTTGTCTTTGACCCCACGAAGCTGGACGTGGGCTTGGAGCTGGAGATGCTGTTTCGCCAGCTGAAGGGCCGCGAGTCTCAGATCCGAATCATCTTGAACAAAGCCGACAGCCTGGCCACCCAGGAGCTGATGAGAGTCTACGGCGCCTTATTCTGGAGCCTGGCTCCTCTCATCAACGTCACAGAGCCACCCAGGGTGTACGTTAGCTCCTTCTGGCCCCACGACTACCACCCGGAAACCCACAGAGACCTGTTCCTCAAGGAAGAGATATCACTCCTGGAGGATCTCAACCAGGTGATTGAGAACAGGATGGAAAACAAGATCGCCTTCATCCGGCAGCACGCCATCCGGGTGCGCATCCACGCCCTCCTGGTCGATCGCTACCTACAGACCTACAAGGACAAAATGACCTTCTTTAGCGATGGAGAACTGGTGTTCAGGGACATTGTGGAAGATCCTGACAGGTACTTTATCTTTAAGTCCATTCTGGCAAAGACCAATGTCAGCAAATTTGACCTCCCCAACCGTGAGGCTTACAAGGACTTCTTTGGCATCAACCCCATCACCAGTTTTAAGCTGCTGTCTCAGCAGTGTTCCTACATGGGAGGGTGTTTCCTGGAGAAGATTGAGAAGGCCATCACCCGCGAACTTCCCGATCTCTTGGGAAGCATCGGCTTGGGGAAGAAGCCCAATGTCCTCTCCTGCGACGTCACTGGCTGTGGTGAAACCCCAAAGAATCGCTACAGGAAACCCTAA